From a single Vagococcus xieshaowenii genomic region:
- a CDS encoding toprim domain-containing protein: MTKTERKIYSKEDIKRATAVDMVSFVQSHGKGELSGGGRYPKYLINGHDSIVIDRRMNRYFHNGQGTGDNIIGLLTKYEGYGFQQAVALLLGDDFEPYKSVSEEELTEEYQYQYELDHEVTVAKDYLIKQRGIDKDIVDYLVEQKFLVQDKRYKSAVLNWKPLGLGSKEPIGATSILTGHVSEGSPKKYIMKTSEKNYGFNITLGEPRKYYFFEASIDLLSYWSLNKDLTDARLICLEGLKPETVLKFVEEGMKEFETLPTEGIYYGVDNDVAGQRFFDKIDRQFNFRNTQTNQLITNHALIVDDYVIPTNFMNQLTSIAEEKEIDWRLLATVAKVENNFSTQNRMANALNLYGYFAENDREPKKVVDVTNSLEKLASVIQENNLTIDTLVSIYQDREQPLSESERLWATDKFKEVYEVFSSEQFRVKDNVAKDWNNQLLVERAGGLKTELETLYGINEAIDSISRETKGRFTYYLQDAADWENVKNRLTNVYQVDEHLVNALMSKRLIRQDENQRIVYLWAKDGEVRGGQYTGTIEDKSFGRQKIEKGIMDLSQEGYGFNFTIGQPNTIYFFQSPEDLLAYWSLKKGELKNATLFSLSDDSPQSMIDIINERLQEGAAFKTIHVTINHTKSGAELLDGISQLEAFNRQDRTLRTHNGDVLPIQSERPIFGKTWSEENVAKKQRMARLNEYYRFQKGNQQKQSFGMTTQEKTPSR, encoded by the coding sequence ATGACGAAAACAGAACGTAAAATTTATAGTAAAGAGGACATTAAACGTGCAACAGCTGTCGATATGGTATCGTTTGTTCAGTCGCACGGTAAAGGAGAGCTGAGTGGTGGCGGACGCTATCCAAAGTATCTTATCAACGGCCACGACTCCATTGTCATTGATAGAAGAATGAACCGATACTTTCACAACGGACAAGGAACAGGGGACAACATTATTGGGTTATTAACGAAGTACGAAGGATATGGCTTTCAACAAGCGGTGGCGTTGTTACTGGGAGACGATTTTGAACCTTATAAGAGCGTTTCGGAAGAAGAACTAACGGAAGAGTACCAATATCAGTATGAACTTGATCACGAGGTAACCGTCGCAAAAGATTATTTGATTAAGCAACGAGGAATAGATAAAGATATTGTTGATTACTTAGTGGAACAGAAATTTTTAGTACAAGATAAACGCTATAAAAGTGCCGTCTTAAATTGGAAACCTTTAGGTTTGGGAAGTAAAGAGCCGATTGGTGCAACGTCAATTTTAACCGGTCATGTATCAGAAGGTAGCCCCAAAAAGTATATTATGAAAACATCGGAAAAGAACTATGGCTTCAACATTACGTTAGGCGAACCGAGGAAGTATTATTTCTTTGAAGCAAGTATTGACTTACTGTCGTATTGGTCGTTGAATAAAGATTTAACCGATGCTAGATTGATTTGTTTAGAAGGATTAAAACCCGAAACAGTTTTAAAATTCGTTGAAGAAGGTATGAAAGAATTTGAAACACTTCCAACTGAAGGAATTTACTATGGTGTCGATAATGATGTTGCAGGTCAACGCTTTTTCGATAAAATTGACCGTCAATTCAATTTCAGAAACACACAAACCAACCAACTAATAACCAACCATGCGCTTATCGTAGATGACTACGTGATACCAACAAACTTTATGAACCAACTGACTTCAATCGCTGAAGAAAAAGAGATTGATTGGCGACTTTTAGCAACAGTTGCAAAAGTAGAAAACAACTTTAGTACACAAAATCGAATGGCCAACGCACTTAACTTATATGGTTACTTTGCGGAAAATGATCGTGAACCTAAAAAAGTAGTAGACGTGACAAATAGTCTGGAAAAACTAGCCTCAGTTATTCAAGAAAACAATCTCACTATCGACACGCTTGTTTCAATCTATCAAGATAGAGAACAGCCTTTAAGTGAAAGCGAAAGACTTTGGGCTACTGATAAGTTTAAAGAAGTTTATGAGGTATTCTCCTCAGAACAATTTAGGGTTAAGGACAATGTAGCGAAAGATTGGAACAACCAGTTACTTGTTGAACGTGCGGGAGGATTAAAAACTGAATTAGAAACACTATATGGCATTAACGAAGCTATCGACTCAATCTCTAGGGAAACGAAAGGTAGATTTACCTATTACTTACAAGACGCTGCTGATTGGGAAAACGTAAAGAACCGACTAACTAACGTCTATCAAGTAGATGAACATTTAGTCAACGCCTTAATGTCTAAACGCTTGATTCGTCAAGACGAAAATCAACGAATTGTCTATTTATGGGCGAAAGATGGTGAAGTTCGGGGAGGACAATATACCGGAACCATTGAAGATAAAAGTTTTGGTAGACAAAAAATCGAAAAAGGAATTATGGACCTTTCACAAGAAGGGTATGGCTTTAACTTTACTATTGGACAACCGAACACTATTTATTTCTTCCAATCTCCTGAAGACTTACTAGCGTATTGGTCATTAAAGAAAGGGGAGCTAAAGAACGCCACATTATTTAGTTTATCTGATGACTCACCTCAATCCATGATTGATATTATTAATGAACGATTACAGGAAGGAGCGGCCTTTAAAACTATTCATGTCACTATCAACCACACTAAATCAGGGGCAGAACTCTTGGACGGTATTTCTCAATTAGAAGCGTTTAATCGACAAGATAGAACCTTGCGAACACATAATGGGGATGTTCTTCCTATTCAATCAGAACGTCCTATTTTTGGTAAAACATGGTCCGAAGAAAATGTCGCAAAGAAGCAACGAATGGCCCGGTTAAATGAGTACTATCGATTTCAAAAAGGGAACCAACAAAAGCAGTCGTTCGGCATGACGACACAAGAAAAAACACCTAGCAGGTAG
- a CDS encoding FitA-like ribbon-helix-helix domain-containing protein, which translates to MTNNVTKPPTITIRNLPRDKQIRIQELAKQSNKSMNTYLCDILSDIAERYEVKETESRYAELLQQTIEALNLSTAELQKNQQLINMLLGGNEDE; encoded by the coding sequence ATGACCAATAATGTAACCAAACCACCGACTATTACGATAAGAAATCTTCCTCGTGATAAACAAATTAGGATACAAGAGCTTGCTAAACAGTCAAACAAATCTATGAACACGTATCTGTGTGACATACTCTCTGATATTGCGGAACGATACGAAGTAAAAGAGACTGAATCACGTTATGCAGAACTACTACAACAGACAATAGAAGCGTTAAATTTATCGACTGCTGAGTTACAAAAAAATCAACAATTAATCAACATGCTACTGGGAGGAAATGAAGATGAGTGA
- the mobP2 gene encoding MobP2 family relaxase has product MSSSPGIIARAKFVTPGTKKYKKAIDYIDRSQAVRGKNVEEWHAFSNEKALQIKNNEGRITTLFSSSQDYVDNQGKQTIKENFITAQEKDSPMWQTVFSFDNDYLKELGLLQEGNTTYLNEGKIREATRLAIAKMADDMNLGPSVSWAGAIHYNTDNIHVHTMMVLTEPEGVLPKCHYQGKEQYRGKIPPKTVRHIKSVFANKIENREPSLVRISYLMREAIAKDLTQPYVLNKDVTLLNQLNQFKRSLPKDRRTWAYNHSEFAPYREELDRLTHTLMTTHQPHVFKELDALLKEQTAFYLRVYGENSVEGNQGKEYRDNKLQELRQMTGNALLRQLKSGEIETTNTPNQPFRHTTNYSNNYATRYSPVTKKDLYNMKAATVETQQDFLNKCAYEREQFRKEQQRKYEIEHGIS; this is encoded by the coding sequence ATGAGTAGTTCGCCTGGTATTATTGCGCGTGCTAAGTTTGTCACACCAGGCACCAAAAAATACAAAAAAGCAATTGATTATATTGATCGCTCGCAAGCGGTCAGAGGGAAAAATGTAGAAGAATGGCACGCCTTTTCAAATGAGAAGGCGTTACAAATAAAGAACAATGAAGGGCGTATTACAACGCTCTTTTCTTCTTCACAAGATTACGTCGATAATCAAGGGAAACAAACTATTAAAGAGAACTTTATTACCGCACAAGAGAAAGACAGTCCGATGTGGCAAACCGTTTTTTCGTTTGATAATGATTATTTAAAAGAGCTTGGACTTCTACAAGAAGGCAACACAACCTATCTAAATGAAGGTAAAATTCGAGAAGCTACTCGACTTGCGATTGCGAAAATGGCCGATGATATGAACCTTGGTCCGTCTGTGTCCTGGGCGGGTGCTATTCACTATAATACAGATAACATTCACGTTCATACGATGATGGTGTTAACCGAACCAGAAGGCGTATTACCTAAATGTCACTATCAAGGAAAAGAACAATATAGAGGGAAAATCCCGCCAAAGACTGTCCGACACATTAAGTCTGTTTTCGCCAATAAGATAGAAAATAGAGAACCTTCTTTAGTAAGGATTAGCTATTTAATGCGTGAAGCGATTGCTAAAGATTTAACTCAACCTTACGTATTGAATAAGGATGTTACCTTGTTGAATCAGCTAAATCAATTCAAACGTTCGTTACCTAAAGATAGAAGAACATGGGCCTACAATCATTCAGAGTTTGCTCCATATCGAGAAGAACTTGACCGATTGACACACACCCTCATGACGACTCACCAACCACATGTTTTCAAAGAGTTAGATGCCTTATTGAAAGAACAAACGGCTTTCTATTTACGTGTCTATGGTGAAAATTCGGTGGAAGGTAATCAAGGAAAAGAGTATCGTGACAACAAACTACAAGAGCTACGTCAAATGACAGGGAATGCCCTACTAAGACAACTAAAAAGTGGGGAAATAGAAACAACCAACACACCAAACCAACCGTTTAGACACACGACTAATTATTCAAACAATTACGCAACAAGGTATTCACCCGTTACAAAAAAAGACCTTTATAACATGAAAGCAGCCACGGTAGAAACGCAACAAGATTTTCTAAATAAGTGTGCGTATGAAAGAGAACAATTCCGTAAGGAACAACAACGAAAATATGAGATTGAACATGGAATAAGCTAA